Proteins found in one Paenibacillus borealis genomic segment:
- a CDS encoding pPIWI_RE module domain-containing protein, with product MNRMELFALEVNEEVFYHEMIYVMRMPESWRNFFLTEKTNQNYKLSNQIKPLGQKLKSIFPEIVCVELNSKVLQNDLPWIVSTVKIPESHIKKLSLGWFANLKGHSEVGLPDEIKAAELEWKISNFGELHESIDKYQWLPGLAAHKFCEELRTIELGKGLVEEMQFHHAIFNNQHECISTPIRKSSKHDPFSYVLKVELKNRGGDAERPLILVTVGTRRYLKEARINEKGCYFKSDHACSVLVSVRNPYTIQEKRSFSQLKFERRAGSDKDNSPYSVWKTALDGLYWDVLYGESFESDMLLANPVSFLDGKGEIAAYVVNHHSFKSKNNFVKSGLGLSEKSGLFNAFKEVLAMHHLTPLFHIPDIPRKQMNDIRFPIVAHKAEKLVIEVYSSEAMFNAMKEIYTTEQKSLEKKPVIFNRQISENIYGLNCDQDVVVEFVHCSSEEIVSELEVGSYSTDAAFNKRVNQINKLLKDRNVSGDKRTLALVEIEPKENWSKNGDPKRAIREGMKKTRRLTQFIHPLSGEEKGDTARIINALLDLLNDAGFLSSNMTKLDLEGPIFSFNIIKEVNKYLPVVSKMDGTEIMLKILGVEPWLSLAEAPFYLEQAKMLENPTKWNQSKQVFEEFMIRAIESELDQNVKRLTVVLNATLRNGWLPALRNTDLKYDKVPYLSERLANDTRLKFIRINTTNDVPQYRIIEKDAEDDFNKASGIFKDPFGIYYGVGGRPSAWSGVRNEDIKFLSPSKLLLQQKAVEYIPLGELDEKERDDLANLVDQLRRVGLNYDKHTIYPYGMRITKILSKYLTGEEQDYDPEFDEDVEVMEEAGEMV from the coding sequence TAAAGTGTTGCAAAATGACCTGCCATGGATTGTTTCTACTGTGAAGATCCCGGAATCTCATATTAAGAAGCTATCCCTAGGCTGGTTTGCAAATTTAAAAGGACACTCAGAAGTGGGACTCCCGGACGAGATTAAAGCAGCTGAGCTAGAATGGAAAATCTCTAATTTCGGGGAACTTCACGAATCTATCGATAAATACCAATGGCTCCCTGGTTTAGCAGCTCACAAGTTCTGCGAGGAATTGCGAACGATAGAATTGGGAAAAGGCCTCGTTGAGGAGATGCAGTTTCATCATGCGATTTTTAATAATCAACATGAATGTATTTCTACTCCGATCAGGAAATCATCGAAACATGATCCTTTCTCTTATGTTCTGAAAGTAGAACTGAAGAACCGTGGTGGGGATGCTGAGAGACCGCTTATTCTTGTGACTGTAGGTACAAGGCGTTATTTAAAGGAGGCACGGATTAATGAGAAGGGTTGTTATTTTAAGTCAGACCATGCTTGTTCCGTACTAGTGTCAGTTCGTAATCCTTATACAATACAAGAGAAGCGTTCTTTCTCACAGCTAAAGTTTGAACGTCGTGCCGGTAGTGATAAAGACAACTCTCCTTATTCAGTCTGGAAAACAGCCTTAGACGGCTTGTATTGGGATGTTCTATACGGTGAATCCTTCGAGTCAGATATGTTGCTTGCTAATCCCGTGTCCTTTTTGGATGGTAAAGGTGAAATTGCTGCTTATGTTGTCAATCATCATTCATTCAAGAGTAAAAATAACTTTGTGAAGTCAGGACTCGGGCTATCAGAAAAAAGTGGTTTGTTTAATGCATTTAAAGAAGTACTAGCTATGCATCACTTAACACCGTTGTTTCATATTCCTGATATCCCTCGTAAGCAGATGAATGATATTCGATTTCCTATTGTTGCACATAAAGCAGAAAAGCTAGTTATTGAGGTTTATAGCAGTGAAGCAATGTTTAATGCAATGAAAGAAATTTACACAACTGAGCAGAAATCATTAGAAAAGAAACCGGTGATTTTTAATCGCCAAATTTCAGAAAATATATACGGGCTTAATTGTGATCAAGATGTAGTGGTAGAATTCGTACACTGCAGTTCTGAAGAGATTGTAAGCGAACTGGAGGTTGGGTCATATAGTACGGATGCTGCTTTTAATAAGAGAGTTAATCAAATTAACAAGCTGCTTAAGGATAGGAACGTCTCGGGTGATAAACGGACATTGGCATTAGTGGAAATTGAACCTAAAGAAAACTGGAGCAAGAATGGGGACCCTAAACGAGCAATAAGAGAAGGAATGAAAAAGACAAGACGTCTTACGCAGTTCATACATCCACTGTCGGGTGAGGAGAAGGGGGATACTGCTAGAATCATTAATGCTTTGCTTGATTTGCTTAATGATGCAGGTTTCCTAAGCAGCAATATGACCAAGCTAGACTTAGAAGGTCCGATTTTCTCCTTCAATATTATAAAAGAGGTTAATAAATATTTACCTGTCGTATCAAAAATGGATGGAACAGAAATCATGCTTAAAATACTTGGAGTTGAGCCGTGGTTATCTTTAGCTGAGGCGCCTTTTTATCTGGAACAGGCTAAAATGTTGGAGAACCCCACCAAATGGAACCAAAGCAAGCAGGTTTTTGAGGAGTTTATGATAAGAGCTATTGAGAGTGAGCTTGATCAAAATGTAAAGCGGCTAACCGTAGTCCTAAACGCGACACTGAGAAATGGTTGGCTTCCTGCTCTTAGAAATACTGATCTTAAGTATGATAAGGTTCCATATCTGAGTGAGAGGTTAGCAAATGATACTCGGCTGAAATTTATTCGTATCAATACAACGAATGATGTACCACAATACCGCATAATCGAGAAGGATGCTGAAGATGATTTCAACAAAGCATCAGGAATTTTTAAAGATCCTTTTGGGATTTATTATGGAGTTGGTGGAAGACCATCTGCATGGTCTGGTGTGAGGAACGAGGATATTAAGTTCCTGTCACCTAGCAAGCTGCTGCTTCAGCAGAAAGCAGTCGAGTACATTCCTCTGGGAGAGCTGGATGAAAAGGAACGTGATGACCTGGCTAATTTAGTTGATCAGTTAAGAAGAGTAGGTCTAAATTATGATAAACATACAATCTATCCTTATGGTATGCGGATTACTAAGATTCTGTCGAAATATTTAACCGGGGAAGAGCAGGATTACGATCCGGAGTTTGATGAGGATGTGGAGGTAATGGAGGAGGCTGGGGAGATGGTATAG
- a CDS encoding NERD domain-containing protein — protein MIAEIHNKISKTGSNLSDRLEDQLTGDFFGAIRYLPFEAALQHVLTAVRFETTDQESDWRESLQSTKGFDYEIEFWVRLAEGEIDLIIHLPDAVIGIEVKYYSGLSSDDEETEEVVSPGESINQLARYSRLLQELKQGKPAYLIFLAPLNTLMPVQRDMRTRTIIAKNIKLGFLTWQNVLEQLQSIGLQDLGKGQQRIMQDLIAHLLGKGFERFRGFSSVSKDSLMNGQPYTFHKKTMSRLNLLWPIHQKVQEGNYVYVK, from the coding sequence TTGATTGCAGAAATCCATAACAAAATCTCAAAAACGGGCAGTAACTTGTCTGATCGGCTTGAGGACCAGTTGACGGGTGATTTTTTTGGTGCGATTCGTTACCTTCCGTTTGAAGCTGCACTGCAGCATGTGCTCACGGCAGTTCGCTTTGAAACCACAGATCAGGAATCGGATTGGAGAGAATCTTTGCAGTCGACCAAGGGATTTGATTATGAGATTGAGTTTTGGGTTCGCCTTGCAGAAGGGGAGATTGATTTGATTATTCATCTTCCCGATGCTGTTATTGGAATCGAAGTGAAATACTATAGTGGGCTCTCATCAGATGATGAAGAGACGGAAGAAGTGGTCTCGCCGGGAGAAAGTATTAACCAGCTAGCTCGTTACTCCCGGTTGCTGCAAGAGCTTAAACAAGGTAAACCCGCATATCTAATATTCTTAGCGCCATTAAACACCTTAATGCCGGTTCAGCGGGATATGAGAACGAGAACTATTATAGCGAAGAATATCAAATTAGGATTTCTGACTTGGCAAAATGTATTGGAACAATTGCAAAGTATTGGATTACAAGATTTGGGTAAGGGACAGCAAAGGATTATGCAGGATTTAATAGCTCATTTGCTGGGAAAAGGTTTTGAGCGGTTTAGAGGCTTCAGTTCAGTCAGTAAAGATAGTTTAATGAATGGGCAACCCTATACATTCCATAAGAAAACAATGTCACGATTAAATCTATTATGGCCGATACATCAGAAAGTTCAGGAAGGGAACTATGTCTATGTCAAATAA
- a CDS encoding McrB family protein — translation MINLSHYQQIFDIENTAERCKKVSETMDQLWKSNLEQLAGELLEKDYRIATYGQTLMTTYYDSLNPKYAEQKKETNIGKKYFAQITRKIADKEIVLLTLEFNGIERQMYVYTELSFYQVNALIKNGQLSFNLSKLDDDIKTFTRTSSFTRNEIERSMLEQELSAMVGPRTRPWIFFGLAIPMEGSCAIADILNMLKYVWEQTTALRNYALEDRKQRVRAANVMDLIAEVATPYPVTLFGHSYQIYYGAIETEKSGDRKQGFTLKREGQTIVQGTFYYGEHNERRGLNKPVLAVDVAGSNHIYAKISVLLGDNRKEWWLQKSFKMMNQDNEALKLRAFDLLKQHGIPTRNDNEYLMGTYINMEQRFEENLEVIKGRFACAALLFAHVNGRGNFKFPEPPVQNIAETDDNAMIDENSVEIIEYNSNFDFTVIYEAIQDSSLTFDKDLIRDLHLNLTALDDKHFVILSGISGTGKTQLAKLYANAVYGLSYEADNPYLSIIPVRPDWTDGTALFGYYSSFERQYIMTDFLKVLMHAHKEREKPHFIVLDEMNLARVEYYLSDYLSGVESHKDIPLHNRADLDEIPTKISIPPNVYLIGTINVDETTHSISDKVLDRAFVMTLSEVDLETFWSRIDDGIREGLQNEFNILKSLHSLLAPYYLHFGYRTMKEMIQKLSHHLTLDIEHQISRTDMLDRVISEKVLPKLKGDDRIGELLGELKEDFTRHLGEGSTSLGHIIRMEKELLRYGATQFWR, via the coding sequence ATGATTAACTTATCTCATTACCAGCAAATATTCGATATCGAAAACACTGCTGAAAGATGCAAAAAGGTTAGCGAAACCATGGATCAGCTGTGGAAATCGAATTTGGAACAACTAGCTGGAGAATTGCTTGAGAAAGACTATAGAATTGCTACATACGGACAGACACTAATGACCACCTATTATGACTCACTAAATCCTAAATATGCTGAACAGAAGAAGGAAACGAATATAGGTAAGAAGTACTTTGCTCAAATTACCCGCAAAATAGCAGATAAAGAGATTGTTCTTCTGACCCTGGAGTTTAATGGAATTGAGCGGCAGATGTATGTATACACTGAATTAAGTTTTTATCAGGTTAATGCGTTGATAAAAAATGGCCAATTAAGCTTTAACTTAAGCAAACTGGATGACGATATCAAGACGTTCACTAGAACAAGTTCTTTCACGAGAAACGAGATTGAACGCTCAATGTTGGAGCAAGAACTTAGTGCAATGGTGGGGCCAAGAACCAGACCGTGGATTTTCTTTGGTCTAGCCATCCCAATGGAGGGAAGCTGTGCAATTGCTGACATTCTAAACATGTTGAAATATGTATGGGAACAGACAACTGCGCTACGGAATTATGCTCTGGAGGATAGAAAGCAAAGAGTTAGAGCAGCAAATGTTATGGATCTGATTGCTGAAGTTGCAACACCTTATCCTGTCACCTTGTTCGGACATTCATATCAGATCTATTATGGGGCAATTGAAACTGAAAAATCCGGTGACCGCAAACAAGGGTTTACTCTGAAAAGAGAGGGGCAGACGATTGTCCAGGGGACATTTTATTATGGCGAACATAATGAGAGAAGGGGGTTGAATAAGCCGGTACTTGCTGTAGATGTGGCGGGTAGCAATCATATTTACGCTAAAATCTCTGTCCTGCTTGGTGATAATCGTAAGGAATGGTGGCTTCAAAAGTCTTTTAAAATGATGAACCAAGACAATGAAGCTCTAAAGCTTCGTGCCTTTGATTTACTGAAACAGCATGGTATTCCGACACGCAACGACAATGAGTATTTAATGGGCACGTACATCAACATGGAGCAGCGATTTGAAGAAAATCTTGAAGTAATCAAGGGGAGATTTGCTTGTGCCGCCCTTTTGTTTGCTCATGTGAATGGTCGAGGGAATTTCAAATTTCCTGAACCACCGGTTCAAAATATAGCTGAAACAGATGATAATGCAATGATTGATGAAAATTCGGTTGAAATAATAGAATACAACAGCAACTTTGATTTTACAGTTATTTATGAGGCGATTCAGGATAGTTCTTTAACATTTGATAAAGATTTGATCAGGGACTTACATCTAAACCTGACAGCTCTAGATGATAAGCATTTTGTTATCCTAAGCGGTATCTCGGGAACCGGGAAGACTCAACTAGCTAAACTGTATGCAAATGCAGTATATGGTTTATCTTATGAAGCTGATAATCCGTATTTGTCTATTATTCCTGTACGACCGGATTGGACGGATGGAACAGCTTTGTTCGGATACTATAGTTCATTTGAGCGCCAGTATATAATGACTGATTTTTTAAAGGTACTGATGCATGCTCATAAGGAGCGGGAAAAGCCCCATTTTATTGTGTTAGATGAAATGAATCTCGCCCGTGTTGAGTATTATCTAAGTGACTATCTTAGCGGTGTGGAATCCCACAAAGATATTCCACTGCATAACCGAGCTGATCTTGATGAAATACCGACTAAGATTAGCATCCCGCCAAACGTATATCTTATTGGTACTATTAATGTGGATGAAACAACACACAGTATTTCGGACAAAGTACTTGATCGTGCATTTGTTATGACTTTAAGTGAGGTGGATCTGGAAACTTTCTGGAGTCGCATCGATGATGGCATTAGAGAGGGGCTTCAGAACGAATTCAACATTTTGAAGAGCTTGCATAGTTTACTAGCCCCTTATTATCTACACTTTGGTTATCGGACGATGAAGGAAATGATTCAGAAGTTGAGTCACCATCTTACCTTGGATATTGAGCATCAGATATCAAGAACAGATATGCTGGATCGGGTGATATCAGAAAAGGTACTTCCTAAACTCAAGGGTGATGATCGGATCGGAGAACTGCTCGGGGAACTGAAAGAAGATTTCACCAGACATTTAGGTGAAGGTTCAACAAGTCTAGGACACATTATTCGAATGGAGAAGGAGCTTCTTAGATATGGAGCAACGCAATTCTGGCGGTAA
- a CDS encoding DUF2357 domain-containing protein has protein sequence MEQRNSGGNFWLRLADEEWNVLEEAYLTEASTYEWKYVMDGNEQPPLIHFCDMLHLPHRLEEGEAFGQLTTPFFSGQVYFDINGMKLGSYIYPDARKMTEEQYDLMLNDILQEASLCFEYSNIETEITADQHSLELSLAQWSYIEASFSSLRTVVRQIIEHPIRVLQAHEQQMRREQVKMVDSKTLVWIERNSGRSTTGNIPTTVKSSVREDSYNTYENRLLKRRLLDLRHLLKMYGKSGRGNYKIRAEAYADKVGHWLRDSFFRKVTPYQGVIKISQVFRKHPVYRQCYQWFDRLYKHGNEQIGMSYNYPLRETFALYEIWCYMQLVKIFREKKLLKETSGLFRTTREGLFLHFAENNESIVELKNGMRLSYQRVFKHNGKDFYTFTQDMKPDIVIEAGEFLYILDPKYRIANNLGTALGEMHKYKDGILLIRNDRKAVQNVFILTPVQSDEIRYFKADFHERYSMGAIALMPGKDSPSLEKWVDKLVHGGDLI, from the coding sequence ATGGAGCAACGCAATTCTGGCGGTAATTTCTGGTTGCGATTAGCCGATGAAGAGTGGAACGTACTAGAGGAGGCCTACTTGACAGAGGCCTCTACCTACGAGTGGAAGTACGTAATGGATGGTAATGAACAGCCTCCATTAATCCACTTTTGTGACATGCTACATCTTCCACATCGTTTGGAGGAAGGGGAAGCTTTTGGTCAGCTGACCACTCCTTTTTTCAGCGGCCAGGTTTATTTTGATATAAATGGGATGAAACTTGGCTCATACATTTATCCGGATGCTCGCAAAATGACAGAGGAACAATACGACCTTATGTTAAATGATATTTTGCAAGAAGCTTCACTTTGTTTCGAATATTCGAATATTGAGACGGAAATTACTGCGGACCAGCATTCACTTGAGCTTTCTTTAGCACAATGGAGCTATATTGAAGCCTCATTTTCTTCACTCAGAACTGTAGTACGGCAAATCATTGAGCATCCAATTCGAGTACTTCAAGCACATGAACAACAAATGCGGCGGGAACAAGTCAAAATGGTGGATAGTAAAACACTGGTCTGGATCGAACGAAACAGTGGTCGCAGCACAACTGGAAATATTCCTACTACAGTGAAATCTTCTGTTCGTGAAGATAGTTATAACACTTATGAGAACAGACTATTAAAGCGAAGACTCTTAGATCTAAGACACCTGTTGAAAATGTACGGAAAATCCGGTCGGGGAAACTATAAGATCAGGGCAGAAGCCTACGCAGACAAAGTTGGTCATTGGCTAAGGGATTCTTTTTTTAGGAAAGTTACTCCTTATCAAGGGGTCATAAAAATATCTCAAGTATTTCGAAAGCATCCTGTATACCGGCAGTGCTATCAATGGTTTGACCGTCTGTATAAGCATGGAAATGAACAAATTGGGATGAGTTACAACTATCCTCTTCGGGAGACGTTCGCGCTATATGAAATTTGGTGCTACATGCAGCTTGTGAAAATTTTTCGGGAAAAGAAGCTTTTGAAGGAAACTAGTGGGCTATTCCGAACAACACGGGAAGGACTCTTTCTTCATTTTGCAGAGAATAACGAAAGTATTGTGGAATTGAAAAATGGCATGCGGTTATCTTATCAGCGAGTGTTTAAACACAATGGCAAGGATTTTTACACTTTTACTCAAGATATGAAGCCCGATATTGTAATTGAAGCAGGAGAGTTTCTGTATATTCTCGATCCAAAGTATCGGATTGCTAATAACTTGGGAACAGCACTTGGAGAAATGCATAAGTATAAGGACGGCATCTTATTAATTCGAAATGATAGAAAGGCAGTTCAGAATGTATTTATTTTGACACCAGTTCAGAGTGATGAAATACGTTATTTCAAAGCCGACTTTCATGAAAGGTATAGTATGGGAGCTATTGCGCTCATGCCAGGTAAAGACTCGCCCTCCCTGGAGAAGTGGGTGGATAAACTAGTACACGGGGGAGATCTTATATAG
- a CDS encoding helix-turn-helix domain-containing protein: MRHRKEPPGDKNIIGTRVVAIRKAKRMKQKDFLARLQTFGLDISPTSLSRLEGQYRLVQDYEVVAIAKALEVSVGELLRDDE, from the coding sequence ATGAGACATCGCAAAGAACCCCCAGGTGATAAGAACATCATCGGGACCCGAGTCGTAGCTATTCGAAAAGCCAAACGAATGAAGCAAAAGGATTTCCTTGCCAGGCTGCAAACCTTCGGTTTGGACATTAGCCCGACAAGTTTGTCTCGCTTGGAGGGTCAATATAGGCTTGTGCAGGATTACGAGGTGGTGGCTATTGCGAAAGCGCTGGAGGTTTCTGTTGGGGAGCTGTTGAGGGATGATGAGTGA
- a CDS encoding aspartyl-phosphate phosphatase Spo0E family protein — MQHLMHNYEEEKRKLNELGNKSLEQGIPLSSNEAVQAQSRKVDELINQMYQEKSRHTAPLNLKFCLGGDVVSFPAWFIKTIQSRLNEVTAQIEHQSEPRHPFEEESKAFQALFESMDIAHRPEFECWEDKLQLKQAVIYERLYLQGLKDGMQLVNASTAPPVLSD, encoded by the coding sequence ATGCAACATCTCATGCATAATTATGAGGAGGAGAAGCGCAAGTTGAATGAACTCGGAAATAAATCATTGGAGCAGGGGATTCCACTAAGCAGTAATGAAGCGGTCCAGGCCCAGAGTCGTAAGGTGGACGAACTCATTAACCAGATGTATCAAGAAAAAAGTAGACATACAGCTCCACTTAATTTGAAATTCTGTCTTGGAGGAGATGTGGTGAGCTTTCCGGCATGGTTTATAAAGACGATTCAAAGTCGATTGAATGAGGTCACCGCACAGATCGAACATCAGTCCGAGCCTAGACATCCTTTTGAGGAAGAGAGCAAAGCTTTTCAGGCATTATTTGAGTCTATGGATATTGCTCACAGGCCAGAGTTTGAGTGCTGGGAGGACAAGCTTCAATTGAAGCAAGCCGTTATTTATGAACGTTTATATCTACAAGGGCTTAAGGATGGTATGCAGCTTGTAAATGCATCTACTGCCCCTCCAGTTCTCTCGGACTAA
- a CDS encoding nuclease-related domain-containing protein — MFKALLSLFKKSDAKPPQAVQKIHTSKPKPKVASTRIGELGEHKINIQLDQLPKECKSLSDLLLPNPKSRTGYAQIDHVVISPYCLFVIETKNYNGEIKGGRTDQQWSVSNRYKMYNPLKQNYGHIKAIESLIKGVAAVKFVSMISFTMRCRFSIDPELRKIHSDELVVYDVELSEYISRKLISLRTGTPQPPISAAQVQTIYDHLIKANITDPQIRKLHVQKIKGTKAQR; from the coding sequence ATGTTTAAAGCACTGTTGTCGCTCTTCAAAAAGTCTGATGCAAAGCCGCCACAGGCCGTGCAGAAAATACATACCTCAAAGCCAAAGCCAAAAGTGGCCTCCACACGAATTGGAGAGTTAGGCGAGCATAAAATCAATATCCAACTTGATCAACTACCTAAGGAGTGTAAATCGTTAAGCGATCTATTACTCCCTAATCCGAAGTCTCGAACAGGCTACGCTCAGATTGATCATGTTGTTATTTCTCCGTATTGCTTATTTGTCATTGAGACGAAAAACTACAATGGGGAAATTAAGGGTGGGCGGACGGATCAGCAATGGTCAGTAAGTAATCGTTACAAGATGTATAATCCGCTGAAGCAGAACTACGGGCATATCAAGGCTATCGAGAGTCTGATAAAGGGTGTAGCGGCAGTAAAGTTTGTCTCCATGATCTCATTCACAATGAGATGTCGGTTCAGTATTGATCCCGAGCTTAGGAAGATCCATTCGGACGAACTGGTTGTCTATGATGTGGAACTAAGTGAGTATATCTCTAGGAAGTTGATCAGTTTGAGGACGGGAACCCCTCAACCTCCTATTTCTGCTGCGCAGGTCCAAACGATATACGATCATTTGATTAAGGCTAATATCACCGATCCACAGATTCGTAAGCTTCATGTACAGAAAATAAAGGGGACCAAAGCGCAGCGTTAA